A window from Camelus dromedarius isolate mCamDro1 chromosome 9, mCamDro1.pat, whole genome shotgun sequence encodes these proteins:
- the LOC105098772 gene encoding olfactory receptor 6Z7, producing MERSLAVGNMTRVQEFVLLGLSTRPEVRDVLFAVFLTLYLLTLLENSLIVLLVCRHSELHKPMYFFLCNLSCLEMCYVSVTTPSLLAGLRTGPCRVPFTACMTQLFFFISLICTECTLLASMAYDRYVAICRPLHYPLLMRPQVCLGLAVTSWLGGLLVSVAKTTCIASLSYCGPNVLNQFFCDVSPLLNLSCTHVALTELVDFISAIIIFCGTLLVALASYSAIGVSVLHMPSAAARRKAFSTCASHLVVVGVFYSAALFIYCRPSRIRSMDLNKVLSVIYTVATPVCNPVIYCLRNREVHAALWKTLHWS from the coding sequence ATGGAGAGGTCCCTGGCCGTGGGCAACATGACCAGGGTCCAGGAGTTTGTCTTGCTGGGCTTGTCCACAAGGCCAGAAGTAAGGGACGTCCTGTTTGCCGTCTTCCTGACTCTCTACCTGCTGACCCTCCTGGAGAACTCGCTCATCGTCCTCCTCGTCTGCAGGCACAGCGAGCTCCACAagcccatgtacttcttcctgtgCAACCTGAGCTGCCTGGAGATGTGCTACGTGTCGGTGACCACGCCCAGCCTGCTCGCGGGGCTGCGGACTGGACCCTGCCGTGTGCCCTTCACAGCCTGCATGACCCAGCTCTTCTTCTTCATCTCCCTCATCTGCACGGAGTGCACCCTCCTGGCGtccatggcctatgaccgctacgtggccatctgccgCCCACTCCACTACCCGCTGCTCATGAGGCCCCAGGTCTGCCTGGGCTTGGCCGTGACTTCATGGCTTGGTGGGCTGCTGGTCTCGGTGGCCAAGACAACATGCATCGCCAGCCTGTCCTATTGTGGCCCCAACGTCCTCAACCAATTTTTCTGTGATGTCTCCCCTCTGCTCAACCTGTCCTGCACCCACGTGGCCCTGACGGAGCTGGTGGACTTCATCTCTGCCATCATCATCTTCTGCGGGACCCTGCTGGTGGCCTTGGCCTCCTACTCAGCCATTGGGGTGAGTGTGCTCCACATGCCCTCAGCTGCCGCCCGGCGCAAGGCCTTCTCCACCTGCGCCTCCCACCTGGTTGTGGTGGGCGTTTTCTACTCGGCAGCCCTCTTCATCTACTGCCGCCCCAGCCGCATCAGATCCATGGACCTCAACAAGGTGCTGTCCGTCATCTACACAGTGGCCACGCCCGTGTGCAATCCTGTCATCTACTGCCTGCGGAACAGGGAGGTCCACGCGGCGCTATGGAAAACCCTCCACTGGTCCTGA
- the LOC116154996 gene encoding olfactory receptor 10A7, translating into MPAAWAPPGAPAAPPAANRSSAGDFALLGFAHLPALRPLLAALSLPAFLLALLGNALIALLTARDPALRAPMYFFLRQLALLELCFSLDVVPRLLVTLLRPGLGVSPAGCALQLLLVLSCVTSECFLLTTVAWDRYVAICRPLRYGAIMSPRLCHLLAAACWLAGVPVSLVFTAWLFRFPFCGPRGIRHFFCDIAPLLSLVCADTRLFEANVLAATVLVIMVPFCLIATSYVGILATVLRMPSARGRHKALSTCASHLVVVVLFYGTTGVIHLRPKASYSPESKQVVSLSYTLVTPMLNPLIYSLRNKEVKAALGRVCCPHWGSAPHE; encoded by the coding sequence ATGCCGGCGGCCTGGGCTCCCCCGGGCGCCCCCGCGGCCCCGCCCGCGGCCAACCGGAGCTCGGCCGGCGACTTCGCGCTGCTGGGCTTCGCGCACCTGCCCGCGCTGCGCCCGCTGCTCGCCGCGCTCTCGCTGCCCGCGTTCCTGCTCGCGCTGCTGGGCAACGCGCTCATCGCGCTGCTGACCGCGCGGGACCCGGCCCTGCGCGcgcccatgtacttcttcctgcGCCAGCTGGCCCTGCTGGAGCTCTGCTTCTCGCTGGACGTTGTGCCCCGGCTGCTGGTGACCCTGCTGCGGCCCGGGCTGGGCGTGTCCCCCGCCGGCTGCGCCCTGCAGCTGCTCCTGGTGCTGTCGTGCGTCACGTCCGAGTGCTTCCTCCTGACCACCGTGGCCTGggaccgctacgtggccatctgcagGCCCCTGCGCTACGGCGCCATCATGAGCCCCCgcctctgccacctgctggccgCCGCGTGCTGGCTGGCCGGAGTCCCCGTGTCGCTGGTCTTCACCGCCTGGCTCTTCCGCTTCCCTTTCTGCGGGCCACGTGGCATCCGCCACTTCTTCTGTGACATCGCTCCTCTGCTGAGCCTGGTGTGTGCGGACACCAGGCTCTTCGAAGCCAACGTGTTGGCGGCCACAGTGCTGGTCatcatggttcccttctgtctGATAGCCACGTCCTACGTCGGGATCTTGGCCACTGTGCTACGGATGCCGTCCGCCAGGGGGCGCCACAAGGCCCTGTCCACGTGTGCCTCCCACCTCGTTGTGGTGGTTCTGTTTTACGGCACAACAGGGGTCATCCACCTGCGACCCAAGGCCAGCTACTCGCCGGAGAGCAAGCAGGTGGTGTCCCTGTCCTACACCCTGGTGACCCCCATGCTCAACCCCCTCATCTACAGCCTTCGGAACAAGGAGGTGAAGGCAGCCCTGGGGCGGGTATGCTGCCCTCACTGGGGCTCTGCACCCCATGAATGA